Part of the Colius striatus isolate bColStr4 chromosome 4, bColStr4.1.hap1, whole genome shotgun sequence genome, ATGTCCTCTCTTAGGTGACACAAGCACGGAGAACTGTGTAAGACAGCAACAGCTTAGATGTTGTATTTGTCTAATCCCACAAAGAATTGTCAGAAAGTCAAACACCTTCGATGCAGAAAATGCTCAGAAGAGAAATATTGAGATTCCTTCCAGGCCCTGCCTAAGAGCCAACCAGGTTACAAGGTTTTAGTTGGGAGCACCAAGATATTTCCTGTGGGTTTTGAGACTACACAGGCCTGTGGGTGCCCTTAGACCTCTATACACTTATATGCTGTATTTTGCAGCTAAAAATAAACTGGTGATGTTGTCAAGGAAGACTTCAGGAATACTGTGCACAGGAAATTGAGTTACAAATCTCAACCAGATGCAAAGCCTCCAAGTACTGTAGAACTACCCTGttagcaaaaaaaccaaatctgaCAGAGGATTGGTCTATAAAGTTTCATACTGTACAACAAATTCTGCAGTAAGTCATTAAGCAAGCACATTCATAACCAAGCATGCATATGGTATTAGTCTTTATTGCATATGTCAGCAGTACAAAGCGTTTGGCAGATCAAACACTGAATATAAAGATTTGTTGGTAGAGTTTAAGTGACTGAGCCTTTGTAGTTGACTTTTCCAGAAAAACAGCCATAAAAGCTTAGTGGAATGAGAACATAAAAGCAAACATGACATACGTGGATCTCAAAGTAAGCTGTGTAAAACCCCTACATTCTTCAGTAGGAGGAGAAGcacaatgggttttttttctttttttaaggttaGTTGAAGCGTAAGCCAATACAGGAATGACACAGACAGGCTACACTGACTAGTGGAAGGAAAACAATCTGCACAGGGGCAGGCATGGCAGAGGCAAGGATACACGCTTCTCTCAACCCtgaagtctgatttttttcacGGTCACGTTGCTTAACGGACATGTCACTACCAAAATGAATACAACTACAAGACCAATGAGGAACACAAGCAGCCTGGCATTCCCACAGCTTCAAGCTCTGCACAGATTTCCACAGAAGGGCAACAATATTCCTCAGGCATAAGCAAATACAATTTTGCATTGCAAAAGATTACCCCTGCTAGgcaatctgtttaaaaaaatcaatttgatTTCCTAAGAACGCAATTCTGTTTCATACTTATAATGCCAATCCCACTCATTAACCAATTTATTAATTCTTTCAGGTACCAGTTTTACATCTTGAAGTCACAGCAGCGAGGAACAGATCAGACACTAGGTGGAGGGTCTTATTCAGATGCCCAGTTATCTGCAGTCATCGTTCCACCTGCAAACCACAGCAGTACTGTGTGGCACAAGACACGTCTGCAGCAAGTTGGCGGGCCATAAGCAGGGGTTAACTGATCAGGTGGAGATCTGACCTACTCTGCTCTCTACACCTGCAGTGTAATGAACGTTTGCCATTCCTGTATGCAATGTATATAAAACATACATGCAGGGTAAGTTATGGAATTCACATGACAACATTCCATGCACATATTTGCTAGAAAGCTGAAATGCTGTAccaagagaagaagaagaatgcTGGCATTACCACTAGTTAGTACAAACTGCAGATGTGGAGAACTGCTAGCTTAGAGTGCTTTCAGAATTTTGAATTATCCACTCAAtagcatcccacccctggagtaaCACAGAAAAGATTTACAACGTACGGCAAATGATTTTTCCACCATcgttaaaaataataaagcatCATCTGCCACCTCTGCCTCAGAGCAAAATCTCAGTGCTTACTTTCTGTTTCCtcagaacaaaaacatttttcagtgaCTTTCTTGAAGTTTAGGAGGAAGCTTAGAACACAGGGGCATCACACAGCATGCAAGAAGAGCTAGTAATAGCACAACAGGTTACTGAGTAGCAAAGAAAGGGCCagtaacagcaagaaaaaaattctgcCAAGTTCAACATCTTTAATGAGACTCTTCAGTGAAAAACACATGGCAAGAAGGTGTTTTAGATTTCTAAACCAGTGTGTTCCCTGAAAGTGGAAGAACAACCTTTAAAAGAAATCGAGATCTCCCACAGGTAACACCTGAAGAGGTCCCAAGGAATATTTACACTTAAAGAGTTCAACAGAGACATGCAAATATAACAGATGCCACTAGGGGCATTCAGACAGCACTTTTAAGTGTGCCTAGTCAATCTGACCATTCTAACTAGTTAGTGCTTTGCTACCTCCAAGTCAGCCTGAAGTCTGGTTGTGAGATAGGGTTTGGACTTTGCTTTCAAGAACAAATGTCCCATACAGACTTTTAAATTGAAGCTCGATCAGAATAGAACTCTAATTTATCTGAAATACATTCCATTTATGACTTTCAAACAAACACAGAGCACGCTCAGCTAATTAAAGTTACTCTTCAGTGTCTAGAAATTATCCATCACTCCTTGCCCATCCTCTCCTTGAAACCTGTCTTCCTCTCATTTTTGGAGAAGCACACAGAAGCGAGGAAAAGGCagctttctcctctctgctctaGCTGGTCAATACCAACTACAATTGGTCTAGTTGGCTTACACTGCCTTGATCAAGCAACATCTCACAGGGACAAAGGGCTGCCCAAAGCCCAGCTCTCTGGCATACTCAGAGTTAATTGGGCCAGATTCCTACTGTATTGAACTTCTCCAGCAATGCACAAACTCAGGTTTCAGGTGTACTCATCCTGCATAGGCAGCGATGCCTGTGCTTCTCTAGTAACcccatttttttcccaccttcCCCAAAGCAGGATAGGATAAAGTGCCAAAGAATGAGCACTCCTGTAgctctggctgtgctggagcacagtTTCGTGGCTACAAGCCAAGTAGAAAAAGCAAGTGCAAGACAGAAGAGCTGGTGTAGTGTTACCTACAAAATCCAGCATAGTTTTATCTCTTTAAAAGAGTATGCCTGGACTTATACTACCTTAGTGATGGCAAGGAGACAGCTCCATAATGGATAGGAAATAGAACAATGAACAAAGCAGCATAGAAAACATGCTAGCATCAACTGCTAAATCCAGATCATAAAGGCTGAAGAGGATGTTATACTCACTACTATTACCAACTCTAAGAAATAGGACGTTGGTGTTTAAAGAGgtgctttgggaaaaaaatccaaacaaaactcACAAAACCCAGTTAATAATATATGTATGCTATGTGTGACTGCAGTTACTGTAGTTATAGACTGTAGTTAAAGAGGTTGGTTTGTTCTGATGTGCAGTTCTAGTCGAAAAGCCAAGATTCTGTAGTGAAACATTTTCATACAATATAATTACTagtagaggaaaaagaaaggtgaggggagggggagggacaaaacagaataaagatGTACCTTTCTGGCATTAGAAGAGATTGTGTTTGCCATCAAGCTTTCCAGATAACTGCTCAAGCTAATGCCTTTAACAGTAATAATTGCTTCTTGAGTTAGCACAGTTCTGtgagagaacagagaaaagtTAAAATCTTAACTGAACTGGACTAACATAATGTCTCCTATCCACAAAGAAGCACACAAACACCCTTACTTACTTTTCGGGGTTTTCAGGATGAGGTGTGTAAACCAGTCTCTCATCAACAGACACCAAGTTTGTGAGAGtaatcttaaaaagaaaaaaaaaagagctgaaatCTTCACTTcccacttttcctttttctgttacCAAGAGCGCTACTTAATAGTAGTCAATTTAATGTCAGACACAAAGCAGTGTATGCAGACTATAAAACCCAGAATGCAGTTAATAAAAAGACCTACAAAGTGTGATGCGTTTTCTCCTATCCTAGACCTAATTATATCAGTTCAAGTTCCTATCCACAGGGCAAAGCACAAACAGCTTTTCATTTGTTGAGTCTTATCTGATTCATGGCATGCAACTGAGAGGTTCTTCAGGACCAACAATCACCATAACTCGATTCAGAGTGTGCAAAAAAGTAATACTTAGGAAAGATAATGCCTCTTGTACAGAGATAAGGCTCTCCTACAGACAACTCCGCTTTAAATCTGATAGTTACGAGTTCCCAGGATACTGAAACCTAGCATAAAGCTCCATTCACACTTAGTgaaaaaaggcatttcaaaTTAAGAATTTTGTTGTAAATGGCAGCGTAATGTAGAGTTATTAGTCTAATAAGTTATTAATCTAATAGTCAAACTATTTTACCTGCATTTTGAGAAATAATCTTACATTAGAAACAGCATCACAAATGCTTGATGACGGAGTATTTCAAGCTCCCTATTTGtgggaagaaggaaataaaaaaaaaagagccaactAAGATGCTAACTAAGGTATGGAAATTGCTGCCTCCTTATGAAAGATGCTAACACATTTCTAGTTTAAATGTTAAGAGCAAAGCATCTTAATCTCCAGAAGTAATTACCAGAATCTTCTTGAGCTACCACTCACATTAGTTGAGCAAAGCTccatctttttttccactggatCTACCACAGAATGTTCTTCAATGTAAGTCAGAGTTCTACTTGTTCCtaaaatctgaaaatgaaaacatttttaacaaattaaaagtaataaaactgaaaaaacctcaaccctgaaacacaaaaatgttgAGTTCTTAGTGGCCTCAGTAAGTAAAAAGTAACTCAAAAATAGCAGAACACTGTGATCAGGGGCAAGATTACATCCTGGAAGGTTGTATCAATTGTATTGCATGCCACAGAGCAGTCTGAAAGGTATGtggagacagacacacacacactctacAGGTATATTCaagacatacacacacacacacggcaTAGTCAAGCCTACATACACACATCTCCATATTCAAGCCTACAAGGCATCCTTGTGACCAAGTACATCATTTATAGCTTATGCAATATTTGTGGATGATACTTCCTATAAACTAAGCCTCTACTTTGAATTCAGCTGAATGCATCAGACCCTTGGTGAGGCAGTGGGACTGGGAGGGCATACCGCTTTCACGATACTGGGCAGCCCCCACTCCGTGCTGAGGAGACGGTGACTGTGCAGCCTTCCCTGCTTATCGAGGTTTCTGTCCAGGACGTCTACCCCTACCACACAGGGATTCATTGGGTTGGGGTACTTCCTCATAGCAGCTTTGATCACCGTTTCCCAGGGGTGTCTATAAAAAAGAAGACAACACGTGTAactattttgcatttaattgCAACTATGCAGACAAGAGTAAATCACGGATCCAGTTTGCCTATCATGGCACGTGCTGTACAACCCTGTAGCTCCCCAAAGTCCCTTCAGAAGTCAGTGATGCTTGGAAAGGCAAAAACTAAGTATGGAtatacagattatttttttaactgttttttaattcctttctaCAGCATGAAGAAAGGAATtaaggacaaggagtaacagtcACAAATTGCTATAAGTGACATTCCAAATTGTGCAAAACCCCCACAATGACAGGGTGACAGCTACCAGAGGTTGCTGGATCTTGATCCACATCACAACTCAAGTGGAAAAGCAACCTGACCCAGCATTTAAGTTAGCCTTCCTTTAAAGAGGCTGGATTGAATGACCTCCAGAAATGTACTCTAACATAAATCCTTGTGTAATtcaaaatcaaagaaaacatCATTAGCTGCTGTTTCTTCCTACAGCAAATAgtaaaaaacaccccaaaactaaAATGACGAAGTGAAATTTAATTAAACTAAAAAAATTCAAGAGGTTCAAATAAAGCAACAGATTTTCAGAAACCTGATCAGCTCACTGCCTAAAGTCTGTACCTGTACTACTGCTTCCAGCAGCTTGGTTGCATGAATTACATTCATGGAAAGCCTTCCCAATATAGAACTGGTTTTGTGAAACAAGTTTTGGTAATCTCATACTTGTGGGATCAGAGCAGCCCCACCACTGGAGGACAGGCAGTCCCCACGGCTCTTGTTGTGAGACTTCACAGATTTTCTAAAATTGGGGAAGCTAGAGAAATCATAGACTTGATTCAATACAGAGCTCCTGTTTCTAAGCAATGATTTCTGCATTAAGAATAACTGATACATGTGGAATGCAATGTTTGTAACCTTTAAAggttcctttttaaaaattcaactATTGAGAGAAATTAGAGGTACCAGCTTGTACATAAGAGCTGCCCTTAGGGCCTTACATAGATTTGATTTTTAAGAACACTACTTTTAGTCTTAAAATAGACCAGTACAGAAGGGCATCGACAATACACCACCACCAGAACAAAAAGAACCTTggaaaaataagttatttttccAACAAGAGGAGTAAGAAAAGGTCTTTCTGCTTTATTGGTGGAGGCAGGGACAATAGAGCCCTCAATTTCTACATAAGGAGAGTTGGAGTACTGTTCCTTTTTATCTTCAATGGCTGTACATCATAGTTAACAAAAGAGACACAGACCAGAAAGGTCAAATTTCTGTAAGGTGTCCTTGAGAGATTTTAAGAGTCAGAGATCTGATACGGCACAACAGTATTTTATTAACCTCTTAACTGGACTATCTACACCCACACACATTATATCATGAGATGGGGGTGTTTCAATACAGATAAGAAAATGCCAAATAAAAAAATCGATTTTGTGCTTCCCAGGTGACAGATATGCCTGAAGTTATGCCACACACAATCTGCCTTTACTAACCTCAGCCTGTCATTTCATATTCGTTTACTTATACCAAACTAATGTTGAACACCCAATACCTTTGTCAGTGTAACAAATTCTGCTGCTTTAATGCAACTGAAGAAGTTTAAAACCGCACACCTGGGGTATTCTGAAATATATCTTAAGAACTAACATCCCTAGTGCTCTTCAAGTTTTGAGATTTTTAAGAGATCTATAGGAGATGAGTTACTGGTGGCATCTGAAGAGGTGCACTGGAAGCACAGTGTCCTTCATGCCCACTCCGTGGTATGCCTTGTTACTGCACTTGTTGATACTTTTGCCTGTTGTTCCCTCCTTACACAAACGTGGAATCAGATGACCAGAGCCATGTTCAGAATACGTTTAATGCAGAAAAGGACTGATGGTTAGAAAATTTACTCAGCGGTCAATGGCCCTCTGCTAGGCACCTCTGCAAGTTACCTGACAGCTGAGGTGCGATACAGTCACTCTGTCCCTGCCTCTTGGAATACGTCACTGAGTACATCActagcttgctttttttttttttttttatatcgtgaaagttatttttccttaaacACCCAGATCTTTACAAGCAATTACGCTGTTAGGCTCTTCCACTCTCTTCCCTAGTGGGATGGTATTTCCCTCCGCCAACGGCGGGAGGTGGGAGAAACCCTCGC contains:
- the PRELID3A gene encoding PRELI domain containing protein 3A isoform X2, with amino-acid sequence MKIWSSEHVFGHPWETVIKAAMRKYPNPMNPCVVGVDVLDRNLDKQGRLHSHRLLSTEWGLPSIVKAILGTSRTLTYIEEHSVVDPVEKKMELCSTNITLTNLVSVDERLVYTPHPENPEKTVLTQEAIITVKGISLSSYLESLMANTISSNARKGWDAIEWIIQNSESTLS
- the PRELID3A gene encoding PRELI domain containing protein 3A isoform X1, whose protein sequence is MKIWSSEHVFGHPWETVIKAAMRKYPNPMNPCVVGVDVLDRNLDKQGRLHSHRLLSTEWGLPSIVKAILGTSRTLTYIEEHSVVDPVEKKMELCSTNITLTNLVSVDERLVYTPHPENPEKTVLTQEAIITVKGISLSSYLESLMANTISSNARKGRDALEWVISKLNTELEELKSTREGMKPAMAAASTEK